A part of Arachis hypogaea cultivar Tifrunner chromosome 12, arahy.Tifrunner.gnm2.J5K5, whole genome shotgun sequence genomic DNA contains:
- the LOC112726274 gene encoding SKP1-like protein 21 — MSEIDMAVIKPEMMKSYIWLQTSDGSIQQVEQEIAMFCPLICQEIITKGMGSSKNSAISLPQQVTPSTLSLILDYCRFHQVPGRSNKERKSHDEKFVRMGTNRLCELVSAADSLQLRPLVDLISRALARKIEGRTPEEIREIFHLPDDLTEEEKLEPLKNITDDPRIRLLNRLYAKKRKELKERERLKNVEIEEERVDERSVDDLLTFINGNDRDAKAVKTSKSKKKNRKKKDQQKNSSLKEDTALDKKELNGHDTGDQSSDGNIIGETSNLLYEEDGSFSPKIDFDDGDLDDDGIEPAIREKIDREVADFARRINSDWTERMQDFLTSGRERTSTFSATNGNGYLRRHA, encoded by the exons ATGTCAGAAATTGACATGGCCGTTATTAAACCTGAG ATGATGAAGTCATATATTTGGCTTCAGACTTCTGATGGTTCAATCCAACAAGTCGAACAAGAAATCGCAATGTTTTGCCCACTGATATGTCAAGAAATAATAACAAAAGGCATGGGTTCGTCAAAGAATTCTGCAATATCTCTTCCTCAACAAGTCACCCCTTCTACGTTGAGCTTAATTCTTGATTATTGTCGCTTTCATCAAGTACCTGGCCGCTCAAACAAG GAACGGAAATCTCATGACGAGAAGTTCGTTAGGATGGGCACAAATAGGCTTTGTGAGTTGGTATCTGCTGCAGACAGCCTTCAGTTAAGGCCATTGGTTGATCTCATCAGTCGTGCACTTGCTCGAAAAATTGAAGGAAGAACACCGGAGGAGATACGTGAAATATTTCATCTGCCTGATGATCTTACAGAG GAAGAGAAGTTGGAGCCCTTGAAAAACATAACTGATGACCCAAGGATCAGACTTTTGAATCGTTTATATGCAAAAAAGAGGAAAGAACTAAAAGAGCGTGAAAGGTTAAAG AATGTCGAAATTGAAGAAGAGCGTGTAGATGAACGTTCAGTTGATGACCTTTTAACTTTCATTAATGGAAATGATAGAG ATGCAAAGGCGGTTAAAACTTCAAAGAGTAAAAAGAAGAACCGGAAGAAAAAAGACCAACAGAAGAACTCTTCTTTGAAGGAAGATACTGCACTGGATAAGAAG GAGTTAAATGGGCATGATACCGGTGACCAAAGTTCTGATGGAAATATAATTGGCGAGACATCAAATTTACTGTACGAAGAGGATGGCTCCTTTTCTCCTAAGATTGACTTTGATGATGGAGATTTGGATGATGATGGGATTGAGCCTGCAATTAGGGAAAAAATTGACAG GGAGGTGGCAGATTTTGCTCGCAGAATAAATTCTGACTGGACAGAGAGGATGCAAGATTTTTTAACATCTGGGAGAGAGAGGACATCAACGTTTTCTGCTACCAATGGGAATGGTTATCTAAGGCGACATGCGT GA
- the LOC112726273 gene encoding signal peptide peptidase-like 4, producing MVLPHGVFLLFFMLSSATLALAGDIVHHDDVAPRRPGCENNFVLVKVPTWIDGVENSEYVGVGARFGPTLESKEKRANHTRVVMADPPDCCSKPKNKLTSEIIVVQRGKCSFTTKANIAEEAGASAILIINYRTELFKMVCEENETDVDIGIPAVMLPQYAGLNIEKHIKNNSTVSVQLYSPLRPLVDVAEVFLWLMAVGTILCASYWSAWTAREAAIEQEKLLKDASDEYLSTQNVGSSGYVEISTVAAILFVVIASCFLVMLYKLMSFWFVEVLVVLFCIGGVEGLQTCLVALLSCFRWFQHAAQTFVKIPFFGAVSYLTFAVTPFCIVFAVIWAVYRRASFAWIGQDILGITLIITVLQIVRIPNLKVGTVLLSCAFLYDIFWVFVSKRWFHESVMIVVARGDKSGEDGIPMLLKIPRLFDPWGGYSIIGFGDIILPGLLVAFSLRYDWLAKKSLRAGYFLWAMTAYGLGLLITYVALNLMDGHGQPALLYIVPFTLGTFLSLGKKRGELKILWTRGEPERPCPHMQEEDQQSLNQH from the exons ATGGTTCTTCCACATGGTGtgttccttctcttcttcatgctcTCTTCTGCAACTTTGGCTTTGGCTGGAGACATAGTTCACCATGATGATGTTGCTCCAAGAAGACCTGGTTGTGAGAACAACTTTGTTCTG GTCAAAGTCCCCACTTGGATTGATGGTGTTGAAAACAGTGAGTATGTAGGTGTTGGTGCAAGATTCGGCCCTACGTTGGAGTCAAAAGAGAAACGTGCCAACCACACTAGAGTTGTCATGGCTGACCCTCCTGATTGTTGTTCCAAGCCTAAGAATAAG CTCACTAGCGAGATCATTGTGGTGCAACGAGGAAAATGTAGTTTCACAACCAAGGCAAATATAGCTGAGGAAGCTGGTGCTTCAGCCATCCTCATTATAAATTATAGGACAG AACTTTTCAAGATGGTTTGTGAAGAGAATGAAACCGATGTTGATATTGGTATACCCGCTGTCATGCTTCCACAATATGCTGGATTAAACatagaaaaacatataaaaaacaaCTCCACAG TGTCCGTGCAGTTATACTCTCCGCTGCGTCCATTGGTTGATGTTGCGGAAGTATTTCTATGGCTTATGGCCGTTGGAACCATTTTATGTGCTTCTTATTGGTCTGCTTGGACTGCTAGAGAAGCAGCTATTGAGCAAGAGAAGCTTTTAAAG GATGCTTCGGATGAATACCTTAGCACACAGAATGTTGGTTCAAGTGGTTATGTGGAAATCAGTAccgtggctgcaattttatttgtTGTGATTGCTTCTTGTTTCTTGGTTATGCTTTACAAGTTAATGTCATTCTGGTTTGTTGAAGTTCTGGTGGTTCTATTCTGCATTGGGGGAGTAGAG GGACTGCAAACTTGTTTGGTGGCTCTTTTATCATG TTTCAGATGGTTTCAACATGCTGCACAAACATTTGTGAAAATTCCCTTCTTTGGAGCCGTCTCATATCTGACATTTGCCGTTACCCCCTTTTGCATAGTGTTCGCTGTGATATGGGCAGTTTATCGTCGTGCTTCGTTTGCTTGGATCGGTCAAGACATTCTT GGTATCACACTGATAATTACAGTTCTTCAGATTGTACGGATACCGAATCTCAAG GTTGGAACTGTTCTTCTCAGCTGCGCCTTCCTATACGACATCTTTTGGGTGTTCGTTTCTAAACGGTGGTTCCATGAGAGCGTCATGATAGTG gTAGCTCGAGGTGATAAGAGTGGAGAAGATGGTATCCCAATGCTGCTAAAGATACCACGTTTGTTCGATCCTTGGGGTGGTTACAGCATCATCGGTTTTGGGGACATTATCTTACCAGGGCTTCTAGTAGCATTTTCACTAAG GTATGATTGGTTGGCAAAGAAGAGCCTTCGTGCTGGGTACTTCTTGTGGGCAATGACTGCCTATGGCTTGG GTCTCCTCATCACATACGTGGCTTTGAACTTGATGGATGGACATGGCCAACCAGCTTTGCTTTATATAGTCCCCTTCACACTTG GAACCTTTTTGTCATTGGGAAAGAAGAGAGGTGAACTCAAGATTTTATGGACAAGGGGAGAACCAGAGAGACCTTGCCCTCACATgcaagaagaggatcaacaatCACTTAACCAGCATTGA